In Scatophagus argus isolate fScaArg1 chromosome 7, fScaArg1.pri, whole genome shotgun sequence, a genomic segment contains:
- the cnot1 gene encoding CCR4-NOT transcription complex subunit 1 isoform X8 gives MNLDSLSLALSQISYLVDNLTKKNYRASQQEIQHIVNRHGPEADRHLLRCLFSHVDFSGDGKSSGKDFHQTQFLIQECVSLISKPNFISTLCYAIDNPLHYQKSLKPSAHLFTQLSKVLKLSKVQEVIFGLALLNSSNVDLRGFAAQFIKQKLPDLLRSYVDADLGGNQEGGFQDIAIEVLHLLLSHLLFGQKGASGVGQEQIDAFLKTLCRDFPQERCPVVLAPLLYPEKRDILMDRILPDSGELAKTMMESSLAEFMQEVGYGFCASLDECRNIILQYGVREVTASQVARVLGMMARTHSGLTDGIPLQSISAPGSGIWSDGKDKNDGSQAHTWNVEVLIDVVKEVNPNLNFKEVTYELDHPGFMIRDSKGLHIVVYGIQRGLGMEVFPVDLIYRPWKHAEGQLSFIQHSLMSPEVFCFADYPCHTVAIDILKAPPEDDNREIATWKSLDLVESLLRLSEVGQYDQVKQLFGFPIKHCPDMLVLALLQISTSWHTLRHELISTLMPIFLGNHPNSAIILHYAWHGQGQSPSIRQLIMHSMAEWYMRGEQYDQAKLSRILDVAQDLKSLSMLLNGTPFAFVIDLAALASRREYLKLDKWLTDKIREHGEPFIQACVTFLKRRCPSIMGGLAPDKDQPKSAQLPPETLATMLACLQSCAGSVSQELSETILTMVANCSNVMNKARQPPPGVMPKGRAPSTSSLDAISPVQMDPLSGMGSLNLGGTATSHTQSMQGFPTSLSSAFSNPQSPAKAFPPLSNPNPSTPFGGIGSLSSQLPGPLGSGIGSGIGSSLGMQTVNTDPFGTRKMSTPGLNPSTFQQTDLSQVWPEANQHFSKEIDDEANSYFQRIYNHPPHPTMSVDEVLEMLQRFKDSTIKREREVFNCMLRNLFEEYRFFPQYPDKELHITACLFGGIIEKGLVTYMALGLALRYVLEALRKPYGSKMYYFGIAALDRFKNRLKDYPQYCQHLASIAHFLQFPHHLQEYIEYGQQSRDPPVKMQGSITTPGSLALAHVQAQTQSQQPGGPKAPQPGQPSTLVTTTTTTTTATKTTTITRPTPSSFKKDVPPSINTTNIDTLLVATDQTERIVEPPENVQEKIAFIFNNLSQSNMTQKVEELKETVKDEFMPWVSQYLVMKRVSIEPNFHSLYSNFLDTLKNPEFVKMVLNETYRNIKVLLTSDKAAANFSDRSLLKNLGHWLGMITLAKNKPILYTDLEVKSLLLEAYVKGQQELLYVVPFVAKVLESSLRSMVFRPQNPWTMAIMNVLAELHQEHDLKLNLKFEIEVLCKNLSLDINDLKPGNLLKDKEKLKSLDEQLSAPKKEAKPPEEMLPVSTTAPPSTPAATTTTCTTTGPPTPQFSYHDINVYALAGLAPHININSNISLLQAHPQLKQCVRQSVERAVQELVHPVVDRSIKIAMTTCEQIIRKDFALDSEESRMRGAAHHMMRNLTAGMAMITCREPLLMSIATNLKNSFAAALRAPTPQQREMMEEAAARIAQDNCELACCFIQKTAVEKAGPEMDKRLATEFELRKHARQEGRRYCDPVVLTYQAERMPEQIRLKVGGVDPKQLAVYEEFARNVPGFLPSNDLSQPTGFLAQPMKQQAWATDDVAQIYDKCMSDLEQHLHAIPPALAMNPLTQALRSLLEAVALARNSRDGIAALGLLQKAVEGLLDATSGADADLLLRYRECHLLVLKTLQDGRAYGPQWCNKQITRCLIECRDEYKYNVEAVELLIRNHLVNMQQYDLHLAQSMENGLHYMAVAFAMQLVKLLLVDERSVSHVTEADLFHTIETLMRTCAHSRANAPEGLPQLMDVVRSNYEAMIDRAHGGPNFMMHSGISQASEYDDPPGLREKAEYLLREWVNLYHSAAAGRDSTKAFSAFVGQMHQQGILKTDDLITRFFRLCTEMCVEISYRAQAEQQHNPAASAAIIRAKCYHNLDAFVRLIALLVKHSGEATNTVTKINLLNKVLGIVVGVLIQDHDVRQTEFQQLPYHRIFIMLLLELNAPEHVLETINFQTLTAFCNTFHILRPTKAPGFVYAWLELISHRIFIARMLAHTPQQKGWPMYAQLLIDLFKYLAPFLRNVELNKPMQILYKGTLRVLLVLLHDFPEFLCDYHYGFCDVIPPNCIQLRNLILSAFPRNMRLPDPFTPNLKVDMLSEINIAPRILTNFTGVMPSQFKKDLDSYLKTRSPVTFLSELRSNLQVSNEPGNRYNIQLINALVLYVGTQAIAHIHNKGSTPSMSTITHSAHMDIFQNLAVDLDTEGRYLFLNAIANQLRYPNSHTHYFSCTMLYLFAEANTEAIQEQITRVLLERLIVNRPHPWGLLITFIELIKNPAFKFWSHDFVHCAPEIEKLFQSVAQCCMGQKQAQQVMEGTGAS, from the exons ATGAATCTTGACTCGCTCTCGCTGGCTTTGTCTCAAATCAGCTATCTGGTGGAcaatttaacaaagaaaaattacCGAGCCAGCCAGCAAGAAATACAGCAT ATTGTAAATCGTCACGGACCTGAGGCAGACAGGCATCTATTACGCTGTCTCTTCTCCCATGTGGATTTCAGTGGCGATGGTAAAAGCAGTGGCAAAGACTTTCACCAG ACACAGTTTCTGATCCAGGAGTGCGTGTCCCTGATATCAAAGCCAAACTTTATCTCTACTCTGTGTTACGCCATTGACAATCCTCTACACTACCAGAAG AGTTTGAAGCCATCGGCCCACTTGTTTACTCAACTGAGTAAAGTTCTTAAGCTCAGCAAGGTCCAAGAG GTGATATTTGGCCTTGCTTTGCTCAACTCCAGCAACGTAGACCTTCGTGGTTTTG CTGCGCAGTTCATCAAGCAGAAACTTCCAGACCTCTTGCGGTCATACGTTGACGCGGATCTCGGGGGAAACCAGGAAGGTGGCTTCCAAGACATTGCCATAGAGGTCTTGCACCTACTGCTCTCCCATCTACTGTTTGGCCAGAAGGGAGCCAGTGGGGTAGGGCAAGAGCAGATTGACGCCTTCCTCAAGACACTTTGCCGAG ATTTCCCCCAGGAGCGCTGCCCTGTGGTGCTCGCACCACTGCTGTACCCTGAAAAACGGGACATTCTCATGGACAGGATCCTGCCAGACTCGGGGGAGTTAGCTAAGACCATGATGGAGAGTTCTCTTGCAGAATTCATGCAAGAAGTTGGCTATGGCTTCTGTGCTAG TCTGGATGAGTGCAGAAATATAATACTCCAGTATGGGGTGAGAGAGGTGACAGCCAGCCAGGTAGCCAGGGTCCTTGGCATGATGGCCCGCACCCACTCTGGCCTAACTGATGGGATCCCACTGCAG TCCATCTCTGCTCCAGGAAGTGGCATCTGGAGCGATGGTAAGGATAAGAACGATGGCTCGCAGGCACACACGTGGAATGTTGAGGTTCTCATTGACGTGGTGAAAGAAGTG AATCCCAACCTGAACTTCAAGGAGGTAACATATGAACTGGACCACCCAGGCTTTATGATCCGGGACAGTAAAGGCCTTCATATAGTGGTGTATGGCATTCAGAGGGGCTTGGGCATGGAGGTCTTCCCTGTCGATCTCATCTATCGGCCATGGAAACACGCTGAAGGACAG TTGTCATTCATTCAGCACTCCCTGATGAGCCCAGAAGTGTTTTGCTTTGCCGACTACCCTTGCCACACTGTGGCCATTGACATCCTTAAGGCCCCACCAGAGGATGACAACAGGGAGATTGCCACCTG GAAAAGTCTGGACCTGGTGGAAAGCCTGCTTAGGCTGTCTGAGGTGGGCCAGTATGATCAGGTGAAGCAGCTGTTTGGTTTCCCAATCAAACATTGCCCAGACATGTTAGTGCTGGCATTGCTGCAGATCTCCACCTCCTGGCACACACTGCGCCATGAGCTCATCTCTACCCTAATGCCCATCTTTCTTGGAAACCACCCTAACTCTGCCATTATCCTGCACTACGCCTGGCATGGACAG GGACAGTCCCCCTCCATCCGTCAGCTAATAATGCATTCAATGGCTGAGTGGTACATGAGAGGGGAGCAGTATGACCAGGCCAAGCTGTCTCGCATCCTGGATGTGGCCCAGGACTTGAAG TCTCTCTCTATGTTGCTGAATGGTACTCCATTTGCCTTTGTTATTGACCTTGCTGCACTTGCCTCTCGCCGTGAATACCTCAAACTTGATAAATGGCTGACTGATAAAATCAGAGAGCATGGG gaACCTTTTATCCAGGCATGTGTGACATTCCTGAAGAGGCGCTGTCCATCCATTATGGGGGGTCTGGCCCCAGACAAGGACCAGCCCAAAAGTGCCCAGCTGCCCCCGGAAACCTTAGCCACTATGCTGGCCTGCCTGCAGTCCTGTGCTGG GAGCGTGTCCCAGGAGCTGTCAGAGACCATCCTGACCATGGTTGCCAACTGCAGTAATGTCATGAATAAAGCCCGGCAGCCACCGCCAGGGGTAATGCCCAAGGGGCGTGCTCCCAGCACCAGCAGCCTGGATGCCATTTCTCCTGTACAG atggACCCTCTATCTGGCATGGGCTCCTTGAATCTGGGGGGCACAGCCACTTCCCACACTCAAAGCATGCAAGGTTTCCCAACCTCACTGAGTTCAGCTTTCAGTAATCCCCAATCCCCAGCAAAGGCTTTCCCACCACTCTCCAACCCTAACCCCAGCACACCATTTGGGGGCATTGGCAGCCTGTCCTCGCAGCTCCCTG GTCCCTTGGGCTCAGGCATCGGCTCTGGTATTGGCTCTAGTCTGGGGATGCAGACGGTAAACACAGACCCTTTTGGCACCAGGAAGATGAGCACGCCAGGCCTGAACCCATCTACCTTTCAGCAGA CTGACCTTTCTCAGGTGTGGCCCGAAGCAAACCAGCACTTTAGTAAGGAGATAGATGACGAAGCAAACAGTTACTTCCAGCGCATCTACAACCACCCACCTCACCCAACTATGTCTGTGGATGAA GTACTGGAAATGCTGCAGAGGTTCAAGGATTCAACTATCAAACGGGAGCGAGAGGTGTTCAACTGCATGCTTCGGAACTTGTTTGAAGAGTACCGATTCTTCCCTCAATACCCAGACAAGGAGCTGCACATCACTGCCTGTCTTTTTGGTGGCATCATTGAGAAGGGTCTTGTCACCTACATGGCCCTGGGCTTGGCCCTGCGATATGTTCTTGAAGCCTTAAGAAAACCCTACGGATCCAAAATGTATTACTTTGGAATTGCTGCCCTAGATAGGTTTAAAAACAg ACTAAAGGATTACCCTCAGTATTGTCAACACCTTGCTTCAATTGCCCACTTCTTGCAATTTCCCCACCATTTACAAGAG TATATCGAGTATGGCCAACAGTCACGGGACCCTCCGGTGAAGATGCAAGGCTCCATCACCACACCTGGCAGTCTAGCACTGGCACACGTCCAAGCCCAGACCCAGTCGCAGCAACCCGGTGGCCCCAAGGCTCCCCAGCCAGGTCAGCCCAGCACTCTGGTCACTACCACCACGACTACAACCACAGCAACCAAGACAACCACCATCACAAGGCCGACACCCAGCAGCTTCAAGAAGGACGTCCCT CCCTCCATAAACACAACCAATATTGACACTCTGCTGGTAGCCACCGACCAAACAGAAAGGATTGTCGAGCCTCCAGAGAATGTCCAGGAGAAGATCGCTTTTATCTTCAACAACCTGTCTCAGTCCAACATGACGCAGAAG gtTGAGGAGTTGAAAGAGACAGTGAAGGATGAGTTTATGCCCTGGGTGTCTCAGTACCTGGTGATGAAACGTGTCAGCATTGAGCCCAACTTCCACAGTCTCTATTCCAACTTTCTGGATACTCTCAAGAATCCCGAGTTTGTCAAGATGGTTCTCAATGAGACTTACAGGAATATCAAG GTTCTTTTGACCTCTGACAAGGCAGCTGCTAATTTCTCTGACCGCTCCCTACTGAAAAACCTGGGCCACTGGTTAGGCATGATTACACTGGCCAAAAACAAGCCCATCCTTTATACA gatCTGGAAGTCAAATCTCTGCTACTGGAGGCATATGTGAAAGGCCAGCAGGAGCTTCTGTACGTGGTTCCCTTTGTGGCCAAAGTTTTGGAGTCCAGTCTACGAAGCATG GTCTTCAGGCCCCAGAACCCCTGGACAATGGCTATCATGAATGTTCTTGCTGAGCTGCATCAGGAACATGACCTCAAG CTGAACCTTAAGTTTGAGATTGAAGTTCTGTGTAAGAACTTGTCTCTGGACATCAATGATCTCAAGCCAGGAAACTTGCTGAAGGATAAGGAGAAGCTAAAGAGCCTGGATGAGCAGCTCTCTGCACCAAAGAAAGAGGCAAAGCCTCCAGAGGAGATGTTGCCAGTTTCTACCACAG CTCCTCCCTCAACCCCAGCTGCTACTACCACCACTTGCACAACCACTGGGCCCCCTACCCCACAGTTCAGTTATCACGACATCAATGTGTATGCCTTGGCAGGCCTGGCACCACACATCAATATAAATTCCAAT ATTTCCCTACTCCAGGCCCATCCTCAGTTGAAGCAGTGTGTACGGCAATCAGTAGAGCGAGCTGTCCAGGAGCTGGTACACCCTGTCGTTGACCGCTCTATCAAAATTGCCATGACAACCTGTGAGCAGATCATCAGGAAAGACTTTGCCCTGGATTCAGAGGAGTCCCGCATGCGTGGCGCCGCCCACCATATGATGAGAAACCTTACTGCTGGCATGGCCATGATCACTTGCCGTGAGCCCCTGCTCATGAGCATTGCCACCAATCTTAAGAACAGCTTTGCTGCTGCACTTAGG GCACCAACACcccagcagagagaaatgatgGAAGAGGCTGCAGCCAGGATTGCTCAAGACAACTGTGAATTGGCTTGCTGCTTCATTCAGAAAACGGCTGTAGAGAAGGCTGGCCCTGAAATGGACAAGAGGCTAGCCACG GAGTTTGAGCTGAGGAAGCATGCGCGTCAAGAGGGACGTCGATATTGTGATCCTGTTGTCCTGACTTACCAGGCTGAACGTATGCCTGAGCAGATCAGACTCAAG GTGGGAGGTGTGGACCCCAAGCAACTGGCTGTGTATGAGGAGTTTGCCAGGAATGTTCCAGGTTTCTTACCCAGTAATGATCTCTCCCAACCCACTGGCTTCTTGGCTCAGCCCATGAAG CAACAAGCGTGGGCCACAGATGATGTGGCTCAGATATATGATAAGTGCATGTCTGACCTGGAGCAGCATCTTCATGCCATCCCTCCAGCCCTTGCCATGAACCCCCTGACTCAGGCTCTGCGTAGCCTGCTGGAAGCTGTGGCCTTGGCTAGAAACTCCAGGGATGGCATTGCTGCACTTGGCCTACTGCAGAAG GCTGTGGAAGGTCTTCTGGATGCTACAAGTGGGGCTGACGCTGACTTGCTGCTCCGCTACAGGGAGTGCCACCTGCTGGTGCTTAAAACTCTACAGGACGGACGTGCCTATGGACCACAGTGGTGCAATAAGCAGATCACCAG GTGTCTGATCGAATGTCGTGATGAGTACAAGTACAACGTAGAGGCTGTGGAACTTTTGATCAGGAACCATCTGGTGAATATGCAGCAGTATGACCTGCACCTGGCACAG TCAATGGAAAATGGACTGCACTACATGGCCGTTGCATTTGCCATGCAGTTGGTGAAGCTGCTACTGGTGGACGAACGCAGTGTCAGCCATGTCACAGAGGCTGACCTTTTCCACACTATCGAGACTTTGATGAGGACCTGCGCACACTCCAGAGCCAACGCGCCCGAGGG TCTTCCCCAGTTGATGGATGTTGTTCGCTCCAACTATGAGGCCATGATTGACCGGGCCCACGGTGGACCCAACTTCATGATGCACTCTGGGATTTCGCAAGCTTCAGAATATGATGATCCTCCAGGCCTGAGGGAGAAGGCAGAGTACCTCCTCAGGGAATGGGTCAACCTTTATCATTCAGCTGCTGCGGGCAGGGATAGCACCAAAgctttctctgcctttgttgGCCAG aTGCACCAGCAAGGCATCCTGAAGACAGATGACTTGATCACAAGGTTCTTCCGGCTgtgcacagaaatgtgtgttgaGATTAGCTATCGGGCAcaggctgagcagcagcacaacCCAGCAGCCAGTGCAGCAATCATCAGAGCCAAGTGTTACCATAACCTGGATGCCTTTGTTAGGCTCATAGCCCTGCTGGTCAAACATTCTGGAGAAGCCAccaacacagtgacaaaaatcaACCTCCTCAACAAG GTGCTTGGTATCGTAGTTGGAGTGTTGATTCAGGACCATGATGTTCGTCAGACAGAATTTCAGCAACTGCCCTATCACCGCATTTTCATCATGCTGCTGTTGGAGCTCAATGCCCCCGAACATGTCCTGGAGACCATCAACTTCCAGACGCTCACTGCCTTCTG CAATACCTTCCACATCCTGAGACCCACCAAAGCACCTGGCTTTGTATATGCGTGGCTGGAACTCATCTCCCATCGCATCTTCATTGCCAGGATGCTAGCTCACACCCCACAGCAGAAG GGTTGGCCCATGTATGCACAGCTACTGATTGATCTCTTCAAGTACCTGGCACCATTCCTGAGGAACGTAGAGCTCAACAAACCTATGCAAATTCTCTACAAG GGAACACTGAGAGTGCTCCTGGTCTTGCTGCATGACTTCCCAGAATTCCTGTGCGACTACCATTACGGCTTCTGTGATGTTATCCCACCCAACTGCATCCAGCTCCGCAACCTCATCCTCAGTGCCTTTCCACGCAACATGAGGCTCCCTGACCCGTTCACACCTAACTTGAAG GTGGACATGCTGAGCGAGATCAACATTGCTCCCCGTATCCTCACCAACTTCACAGGCGTTATGCCTTCACAGTTCAAGAAGGATCTGGACTCTTATCTGAAGACTCGTTCACCAGTCACTTTCTTGTCTGAGCTGCGCAGCAACCTGCAG GTGTCCAATGAGCCAGGAAACCGCTACAACATCCAGCTGATCAATGCTCTAGTGTTGTATGTAGGGACACAGGCAATCGCTCACATCCACAACAAGGGCAGCACCCCCTCCATGAGCACTATCACCCACTCTGCACACATGGACATCTTTCAGAACCTGGCCGTGGATCTGGACACTGAGG GGCGTTACCTGTTCTTGAACGCGATCGCCAATCAGCTGCGTTACCCCAACAGCCACACCCACTACTTCAGCTGCACCATGCTGTATCTGTTTGCTGAGGCCAACACTGAGGCCATCCAGGAGCAGATCACCAG GGTTCTGTTGGAGAGGCTGATAGTGAACAGACCTCATCCGTGGGGTCTTCTCATCACCTTCATCGAGCTGATCAAGAATCCTGCCTTCAAGTTCTGGAGCCACGACTTTGTGCACTGTGCCCCTGAGATTGAAAA ACTGTTCCAGTCAGTAGCCCAGTGCTGCATGGGACAGAAGCAGGCCCAGCAGGTGATGGAGGGCACTGGTGCCAGCTAG